Proteins encoded in a region of the Massilia sp. UMI-21 genome:
- the prsT gene encoding PEP-CTERM system TPR-repeat protein PrsT has translation MPGTLTKKQLAVAVVSGAILLSAGMAGCSRSQTAEELIAEAQQYEKKGDRKAALIQLKNAVAQNPENADARLRLGNLYLELGDVASADKELRKAASLGVPADKTLPQIARTLLLQGKFKEILDEVTPEKAKGSAELLSRRGDAYLLLGDKASAKEAFDAALALDPNSGDALVGLARHAVVSNDPESAKRLIEEATTRAPNNTDAWMMQGGMLRGMGKTKEALAAYDKVLQINPGHRSAHVEKAYVHIGTKDLAAAKADLDAAKKQWNGDLNVTYAQALLDYTGGKHAEARDSLQKILKVAPDHMPSLLLAGAVQLNLGATQQAEQHLRKYLESDPKNLYARKLLAQVFLKSGQPAEATAVLAPALKDSGKDAQLLALTGQSYLQSRDFAKASAYLEQASALAPEAAGIRTSLGLSRMAQGDVDQAIGDLERAATLDPKSTDAGFALVQAEVRRGQFDKALAAVQTLEKTQPDNPAVHNMKGGVYLGKKDLKSARASFEKAVALNPTFFPAVANLARIDVAEKNLAGATKRFEAVLAKDKKNIQAMNALAELELQQGRPAQATAWLEKAQAEHPDAIPPAISLGTHYLQTKQADKALALARKMLSLHPASPDLLDLTGQAQIATKDYAGALESYSKLAAAAPKAPLAQMRLAAVNTLMKNDAAADDNLKRALALDPTFVPARIAQVELAMRGGKMDEALALARQIQKDAPKSPVGFQIEGDLLQKQQKLAPALAAYEKAYALSKAPGHLVKISEVLKRSGKEGEAQARLAKYQAANPNDQVVGLLLADSYLAKRQFKPAIASLESLVKVNPSNAAALNNLAWAYQQEKDARALPTAERAYKLAAQTPAVMDTLGWILVEKGETARGLDLLRKAVAAAPEAQDVRYHLAAALAKSGDKAGARKELEKTLASGKPFAAMDDAKALMLQL, from the coding sequence ATGCCGGGTACTCTCACCAAGAAACAACTTGCCGTTGCCGTGGTTTCCGGCGCCATCCTGCTCAGCGCGGGCATGGCTGGCTGCAGCCGCTCGCAGACTGCGGAAGAGCTCATCGCGGAAGCGCAACAATATGAAAAAAAAGGCGATCGCAAAGCCGCGCTGATCCAGCTTAAGAATGCCGTGGCGCAAAACCCGGAAAACGCCGATGCGCGCCTGCGCCTGGGTAACCTGTATCTCGAACTCGGCGACGTGGCTTCGGCCGACAAGGAACTGCGCAAGGCTGCCAGCCTGGGGGTTCCTGCAGACAAGACCCTGCCCCAGATCGCCCGTACCCTGCTGTTGCAGGGCAAGTTCAAGGAGATCCTCGACGAAGTCACGCCGGAAAAGGCCAAGGGATCGGCCGAACTGCTGTCGCGCCGCGGCGATGCCTACCTGTTGTTGGGCGATAAGGCCAGCGCGAAGGAAGCCTTCGACGCCGCCCTGGCGCTGGACCCGAACTCGGGCGATGCCCTGGTCGGCCTGGCGCGTCATGCGGTCGTCAGCAACGACCCCGAAAGTGCCAAGCGTTTGATCGAAGAAGCCACGACCCGCGCCCCGAACAACACCGATGCCTGGATGATGCAAGGCGGCATGCTGCGCGGCATGGGCAAGACCAAGGAAGCGCTCGCCGCCTATGACAAGGTCCTGCAGATCAATCCGGGACACCGCAGTGCCCATGTCGAAAAAGCCTATGTCCACATCGGCACCAAGGACCTGGCCGCGGCAAAAGCGGATCTGGATGCCGCCAAGAAGCAATGGAACGGCGACCTGAACGTGACTTATGCGCAGGCCTTGCTCGACTACACGGGCGGAAAGCATGCCGAAGCACGCGATTCGCTGCAAAAAATCCTGAAAGTCGCTCCGGACCACATGCCGAGCCTCCTGCTCGCCGGCGCCGTGCAGCTGAACCTGGGCGCCACCCAGCAGGCCGAGCAGCACCTGCGCAAATACCTTGAATCGGACCCGAAGAACCTCTATGCCCGCAAGCTGCTGGCGCAAGTGTTCCTGAAATCCGGCCAACCCGCCGAAGCAACCGCGGTGCTGGCCCCGGCCCTGAAGGACAGCGGCAAGGACGCCCAGTTGCTGGCCCTGACCGGCCAATCCTACCTGCAATCGCGCGACTTCGCCAAGGCCTCGGCCTACCTGGAACAGGCCAGCGCCCTGGCGCCGGAGGCGGCCGGCATCCGTACCTCGCTCGGCCTGTCCCGGATGGCGCAGGGCGACGTCGACCAGGCCATCGGCGACCTGGAACGCGCTGCCACGCTGGACCCGAAGTCCACCGATGCCGGCTTCGCCCTGGTGCAGGCCGAAGTACGGCGCGGCCAGTTCGACAAGGCGCTGGCGGCGGTGCAGACGCTGGAGAAGACCCAGCCGGACAACCCGGCAGTCCATAACATGAAAGGCGGCGTCTACCTCGGCAAGAAAGACCTCAAGAGCGCGCGTGCCAGCTTCGAGAAAGCAGTCGCGCTGAACCCGACCTTCTTCCCTGCCGTGGCGAACCTGGCGCGGATCGACGTCGCCGAGAAGAACCTCGCCGGCGCCACCAAGCGCTTCGAAGCCGTGCTGGCCAAGGACAAGAAGAACATCCAGGCCATGAACGCACTGGCGGAACTCGAACTGCAGCAGGGCCGTCCCGCCCAGGCCACCGCCTGGCTGGAGAAAGCCCAGGCGGAACATCCGGATGCGATCCCGCCGGCGATCAGCCTCGGTACGCATTACCTGCAAACCAAGCAGGCCGACAAGGCGCTGGCGCTGGCACGCAAGATGCTGTCCCTGCACCCGGCCAGCCCGGACCTGCTGGACCTGACCGGCCAGGCACAGATTGCGACCAAGGACTACGCGGGCGCCCTCGAGTCGTATAGCAAGCTGGCAGCAGCCGCGCCGAAAGCGCCGTTGGCGCAGATGCGCCTGGCAGCGGTGAACACGCTGATGAAGAACGATGCGGCCGCCGACGACAACCTCAAACGGGCGCTGGCGCTCGACCCGACTTTCGTCCCGGCGCGCATCGCCCAGGTCGAACTGGCAATGCGCGGCGGGAAAATGGACGAGGCCCTCGCCTTGGCGCGCCAGATCCAGAAGGATGCGCCGAAATCGCCGGTCGGTTTCCAGATCGAAGGCGATCTCTTGCAAAAACAGCAGAAGCTGGCGCCGGCGCTGGCCGCTTATGAGAAGGCGTATGCCCTGAGCAAGGCACCGGGCCACCTGGTCAAGATCAGCGAAGTGCTCAAGCGCAGCGGCAAGGAAGGCGAAGCCCAGGCGCGCCTGGCGAAATACCAGGCCGCCAACCCGAACGACCAGGTGGTCGGGCTCCTGCTTGCCGATAGCTACCTGGCCAAGCGCCAGTTCAAGCCGGCGATCGCTAGCCTGGAAAGCCTTGTCAAGGTCAATCCATCGAACGCTGCGGCGCTCAACAACCTGGCCTGGGCCTACCAACAGGAAAAAGACGCGCGCGCCCTGCCGACTGCGGAACGCGCCTACAAGCTGGCCGCCCAGACCCCGGCGGTGATGGACACCTTGGGCTGGATCCTGGTGGAAAAAGGCGAAACGGCGCGCGGGCTGGACCTGCTGCGCAAGGCCGTCGCCGCGGCGCCGGAAGCCCAGGACGTCCGCTATCACCTGGCAGCCGCCCTCGCCAAGTCCGGCGACAAGGCTGGCGCCCGCAAGGAACTCGAAAAAACGCTCGCGTCCGGAAAACCGTTTGCGGCCATGGACGATGCCAAAGCACTGATGCTTCAACTGTAA
- a CDS encoding type I restriction enzyme HsdR N-terminal domain-containing protein, translating to MDLMDQLRTLATRIQSTKSLIQTEEATKNAMVMPFIQLLGYNVFDPTEVTPELVADIGTKKGEKVDYAILRNGDPIMLFECKKCGADLHINHAGQLFRYFHVTESRFGVLTNGLRYKFFTDLEQPNKMDDTPFFEFDILDFKERDVEELKKFAKTSFDVDTILNTASDLKYTRAIQERLAEWVSNPPDEFVRLLANDLLGGRRFTPTIKDQFTHITKRAFEQLLAERINVRLKGAMAAEFPLAEESAAPIIPRVDDEPEVVTTAEEIEGLHIVRSILRDVVSPRRIVMRDNLSYCAILLDDNNRKPVCRLRFNNSQKLAVGIFGADKAEEKFSLNDIDELYGFADKLRATVAMHLPQGDQ from the coding sequence GTGGATCTGATGGACCAGCTGCGAACACTTGCTACGCGAATCCAGAGCACTAAATCTCTGATTCAAACAGAAGAGGCGACCAAGAACGCCATGGTCATGCCCTTCATTCAGCTACTCGGCTATAACGTCTTCGACCCAACCGAGGTCACACCCGAGCTCGTTGCCGACATTGGGACGAAGAAGGGTGAAAAGGTCGACTACGCGATTCTTCGCAATGGCGATCCGATTATGCTATTCGAGTGCAAGAAGTGCGGTGCCGATCTTCATATCAACCACGCAGGTCAGCTATTCCGGTATTTCCACGTAACCGAATCACGCTTCGGCGTGCTGACCAACGGCCTGAGGTACAAGTTCTTCACCGATCTCGAACAACCAAACAAGATGGATGACACGCCGTTCTTCGAGTTCGACATCCTCGACTTCAAAGAACGGGATGTAGAGGAACTGAAGAAGTTTGCGAAGACCTCGTTTGATGTCGACACCATCCTCAACACTGCCAGTGACCTGAAGTACACACGCGCCATTCAGGAGCGGCTGGCAGAGTGGGTGTCCAATCCTCCGGACGAATTCGTTCGCTTGCTTGCTAACGACCTGCTCGGCGGCCGACGCTTTACACCGACCATCAAGGACCAGTTCACGCACATCACGAAACGCGCGTTCGAGCAGCTGCTCGCGGAACGAATCAATGTCCGCCTCAAGGGCGCGATGGCGGCAGAATTCCCGCTGGCTGAAGAGAGCGCAGCACCCATCATTCCACGTGTGGACGATGAACCGGAAGTCGTTACGACCGCTGAGGAGATCGAGGGCCTGCACATTGTCCGTTCCATTTTGCGGGACGTCGTCAGCCCGAGGCGAATTGTGATGCGTGACAATCTGAGTTATTGCGCCATTTTGCTAGACGATAACAATCGAAAGCCTGTTTGCCGACTGCGCTTCAACAACTCGCAAAAACTCGCTGTTGGAATCTTTGGCGCTGACAAGGCGGAAGAGAAATTTTCCCTGAATGACATCGATGAGCTCTACGGCTTCGCAGACAAATTGCGCGCGACCGTCGCCATGCATTTACCGCAGGGTGACCAATGA